A section of the Solitalea canadensis DSM 3403 genome encodes:
- a CDS encoding SusC/RagA family TonB-linked outer membrane protein gives MKKRLLFFLLSFVFLVSHVFAQQKAVTGVVISAEDQLPIPGVSILVKGSSNSAQSDANGAYKIFVSPGQVLIFNFLGMKKKEITVGNTNTINVSLEGDSRALGEVVVTALGQKQNKKSLAYAVQEIKSSDLTDGNQSNALNALKAKAVGVQITSSGGAAGSGSRIQIRGVNSLNPNANNQPLFIIDGIPVSNNTDNFGGSGGDSYQNTNRFSDINPDDIESMTILKGPSASVLYGLRAANGAVVVTTKSGKAGKANVNYKVSYSFDDVTNTPPIQTRYGNGNNGGLTSTVNTWGPLVNGAPTYNPYDLYFKTGHQLQNSLTFSGGNEKATYFTSIANSEQSGVAQDSKYGKTSVRLAGTLRASDKFKFDGSANYIHSGGKNPRTGVGSGAIFYLMKHTNTVDPSDYLNPDGSQKVYNSAIDNPFYFSENSFLKDDVNRIIGNLGADYTPTNWLSFNYKVGIDNYTDFRKSYNETGLIISRTGSMNEQRIGYSEINSNFIAKATKKLGSDWNSTLLLGHAFTHIDRSSLSTTGTQSVVPNMESIKYYTVYTSTSAPSKKNIIGVFADLKFDYKNQLYFSLTGRNDWSSTLPAENRSFFYPSASVAYVFTELPFLKDNSVLSFGKFRASYAEVGKDADPYQIGVYYNTLQAFNGVSGINRSTTIGSENLKPERTKGIEFGGEFRFFADRVTLDANYAIANSIDQIVPVPVSYASGYDVFVTNAGEIRNNSIELMLNANIINTSNFKWDVNANWSQTKGRVLSMPPGVNEITFNPESPWNKQIIKAGGRPGDWYGWPLMRVNDANSPYNGQLLIGADGYPIVPQPLATSYLIGNAFPDWTGGLGSSLSYKGLTFSFLFNFRKGGYVNDISKWQRYTTGIGAETEMRNTMVVFTGARNTGTDANPVYVQNDMQVPIDQSFYNNAFRYRLSAENNGFQDGSWIRLQNVSLSYDLPKQWIGSVVKSASFSVTANNLWLTTPFVGFDPESSTYGANSNAVGYVGTGIPATRNVYLALNVNF, from the coding sequence ATGAAAAAAAGACTACTCTTTTTTTTGCTGAGTTTCGTCTTTCTGGTGTCGCATGTTTTTGCACAACAGAAAGCAGTTACTGGTGTAGTAATTTCTGCAGAGGATCAATTGCCTATCCCTGGAGTAAGTATCCTAGTTAAGGGTTCTTCAAATTCAGCCCAATCAGACGCCAACGGTGCCTATAAAATTTTTGTGAGCCCTGGTCAGGTGTTGATTTTTAACTTTTTAGGGATGAAAAAAAAGGAAATCACTGTAGGGAATACGAATACAATAAACGTAAGTCTTGAAGGTGATTCCAGAGCGTTAGGAGAGGTTGTTGTTACTGCATTAGGTCAAAAGCAAAACAAAAAATCACTTGCCTATGCGGTACAAGAGATTAAAAGTTCTGATTTAACAGACGGTAATCAAAGCAATGCATTAAATGCATTAAAGGCTAAAGCTGTTGGTGTGCAAATTACAAGTTCAGGTGGTGCTGCAGGTTCTGGTTCTAGAATTCAGATTCGTGGTGTTAACTCTTTGAATCCAAACGCGAACAACCAGCCATTATTTATCATTGATGGTATTCCGGTTTCTAACAACACTGATAACTTTGGTGGTTCAGGAGGTGATAGCTACCAAAATACCAACCGTTTTTCTGATATCAACCCTGATGATATTGAAAGTATGACCATCCTTAAAGGTCCTTCAGCATCAGTATTATATGGTTTGAGAGCGGCGAACGGAGCAGTAGTTGTAACAACTAAATCAGGTAAAGCTGGTAAAGCAAATGTAAACTATAAGGTTTCTTACAGCTTTGATGATGTTACTAATACTCCTCCGATTCAAACTAGATACGGAAATGGTAACAACGGAGGCTTGACATCAACCGTTAATACTTGGGGACCTTTAGTAAATGGTGCTCCAACTTATAATCCATATGATTTATATTTTAAAACAGGGCATCAGCTACAAAACTCTTTGACTTTTAGTGGTGGTAATGAAAAAGCAACTTACTTTACTTCAATTGCTAATTCAGAGCAAAGTGGTGTAGCACAAGATTCTAAATACGGTAAAACATCAGTTCGTCTAGCAGGTACATTAAGAGCCTCAGATAAGTTTAAGTTTGATGGTTCTGCTAACTATATCCATTCCGGAGGTAAAAACCCAAGAACAGGGGTAGGTTCAGGTGCTATTTTCTACTTAATGAAACATACCAATACTGTTGATCCAAGTGATTATCTAAACCCTGATGGTTCTCAGAAAGTGTACAATAGTGCTATTGATAACCCATTCTATTTCTCGGAAAACTCATTCCTGAAAGATGATGTAAATCGTATCATTGGTAATCTTGGTGCTGATTATACTCCTACAAATTGGTTGTCATTTAACTATAAAGTAGGTATTGATAACTATACCGACTTCCGTAAGAGCTATAACGAAACCGGATTGATTATTTCGAGAACCGGTTCGATGAATGAGCAACGTATCGGTTATTCAGAGATCAACTCAAATTTTATTGCAAAAGCAACTAAGAAGTTAGGTTCAGATTGGAACAGTACGTTATTGTTAGGTCATGCATTCACACATATTGATCGTTCAAGTTTATCAACAACAGGTACACAGTCTGTAGTTCCTAATATGGAAAGTATTAAATACTACACTGTTTACACGTCAACCAGTGCTCCAAGCAAGAAAAACATTATTGGTGTTTTTGCTGATTTGAAATTTGACTATAAAAATCAGTTATACTTTAGTTTAACTGGTCGTAACGACTGGTCATCAACATTACCTGCTGAAAACAGATCATTCTTTTATCCTTCAGCAAGCGTTGCTTATGTATTTACAGAATTACCGTTCTTAAAAGATAATTCAGTATTAAGCTTCGGTAAGTTCAGAGCTTCATATGCAGAAGTAGGTAAAGATGCTGATCCATATCAAATTGGTGTTTATTACAATACCTTACAAGCATTTAACGGTGTGAGTGGTATCAATAGAAGCACAACAATTGGTTCTGAAAACCTTAAACCAGAGCGTACTAAAGGTATTGAGTTTGGTGGTGAATTCAGATTCTTTGCAGATCGTGTTACGTTAGATGCTAACTATGCAATTGCAAACAGTATTGATCAGATTGTACCAGTTCCTGTAAGTTATGCGTCTGGATATGATGTGTTTGTAACCAATGCCGGTGAAATCAGAAATAATTCTATTGAATTAATGCTGAATGCGAACATTATCAATACTTCTAATTTTAAATGGGATGTAAATGCTAACTGGTCACAGACTAAAGGTCGTGTGTTATCAATGCCTCCGGGAGTAAATGAGATCACATTCAATCCTGAGTCTCCATGGAACAAGCAAATTATTAAAGCAGGTGGAAGACCAGGTGATTGGTATGGATGGCCTTTAATGCGTGTTAATGATGCAAACAGCCCTTATAATGGCCAGTTATTAATTGGTGCTGATGGTTACCCAATTGTTCCTCAGCCACTTGCAACAAGCTATTTGATCGGTAATGCATTCCCTGATTGGACTGGCGGTTTAGGTAGCTCATTGTCATACAAAGGCTTAACCTTCTCATTCTTGTTTAACTTCAGAAAAGGTGGTTACGTAAATGATATTTCTAAATGGCAACGTTACACAACTGGTATAGGTGCAGAAACTGAAATGCGTAACACTATGGTTGTATTCACTGGTGCAAGAAATACTGGTACAGATGCAAATCCTGTTTACGTACAAAACGATATGCAAGTGCCAATTGATCAAAGTTTCTATAACAACGCATTCCGTTACCGTTTATCAGCTGAAAACAATGGTTTCCAAGATGGCTCATGGATTCGTTTACAAAATGTTTCATTGTCATATGACCTTCCTAAACAATGGATTGGTTCAGTGGTGAAATCGGCTTCATTCTCAGTTACCGCTAACAACTTATGGTTAACTACTCCATTTGTAGGTTTCGATCCTGAGTCAAGTACTTATGGTGCAAACTCAAATGCGGTAGGTTATGTTGGAACTGGTATTCCTGCTACAAGAAATGTGTATTTAGCTTTAAATGTTAATTTTTAA
- a CDS encoding exo-beta-N-acetylmuramidase NamZ family protein, whose amino-acid sequence MKRTLLLFVVIVLSLSSCYAQTKKSAAQIVTGADQTELYLPYLKGKRIGMVVNQTSIIGKTPSVDSLHNLGVNIVKVFGPEHGFRGNASAGVHVDDEVDAKTGIKVLSLYGKTSKPSKESLSDIDLMIFDIQDVGARFYTYTITLHRVMEACAENNVELLILDRPNPNGYLIDGPILDPKFKSGIGIHPVPIAHGMTVGEYAKMINGQGWLANQVKCKIKIIQVKNYKHDMAYELPVFPSPNLNSQQSILLYPSVCWFEGTIISQGRGTYFPFTVLGNPDLKGKYDFSFTPKSIKGMSETPLFMDTECFGLDLRKYDTSLLRKKKQINIQWMIEFYKAYPHKEKFFDAKQSKEIGNIDRLAGTDLFKQQIVEGKSEAEIRKSWEPGLSQYKKMRKQYLLYN is encoded by the coding sequence ATGAAACGTACATTGTTACTTTTTGTAGTGATTGTACTTAGTTTAAGCTCTTGTTATGCACAAACAAAAAAATCTGCAGCGCAGATTGTAACAGGTGCAGACCAAACAGAACTTTACCTTCCTTACTTAAAAGGCAAGCGTATAGGAATGGTGGTAAATCAAACTTCTATCATTGGCAAAACCCCTAGTGTCGACAGTCTGCATAATTTAGGTGTAAACATTGTTAAGGTTTTTGGTCCTGAGCATGGCTTTAGAGGTAATGCGAGTGCAGGTGTACATGTAGATGATGAAGTTGATGCAAAAACAGGTATCAAAGTTCTTTCACTTTACGGAAAAACAAGCAAGCCTTCAAAGGAGAGTCTTTCAGATATCGATTTAATGATCTTTGATATTCAGGATGTAGGAGCGAGATTCTATACATACACGATCACGCTTCATCGCGTTATGGAAGCTTGCGCTGAAAATAATGTCGAATTGCTAATCCTTGATCGCCCGAATCCAAATGGCTATTTAATTGATGGTCCGATCCTGGATCCTAAATTTAAATCAGGTATTGGTATTCATCCGGTGCCTATTGCGCATGGCATGACAGTGGGAGAGTATGCCAAGATGATCAATGGTCAAGGATGGCTAGCTAATCAAGTTAAATGTAAGATCAAAATAATTCAGGTTAAAAATTATAAGCATGATATGGCTTATGAATTACCGGTGTTTCCATCTCCGAACCTTAATTCACAACAATCCATTCTATTATATCCTTCTGTTTGCTGGTTTGAAGGTACCATCATTAGTCAGGGTAGAGGAACTTATTTTCCATTCACCGTTTTAGGTAATCCGGATTTGAAAGGTAAATACGATTTTTCATTTACCCCAAAAAGTATCAAAGGAATGAGTGAAACACCATTGTTTATGGACACAGAATGTTTCGGTTTGGATTTAAGAAAATATGATACCTCTCTATTAAGAAAAAAGAAACAGATCAATATCCAATGGATGATCGAGTTTTATAAAGCTTACCCACATAAAGAAAAATTCTTTGATGCAAAACAAAGTAAAGAAATAGGCAATATCGACAGGCTTGCAGGAACGGATTTGTTTAAACAACAAATTGTTGAAGGAAAGTCAGAAGCAGAAATTCGTAAAAGCTGGGAGCCTGGCCTGAGTCAATACAAGAAGATGCGTAAACAATATTTACTGTACAATTAA